In Methylotenera sp. L2L1, the following proteins share a genomic window:
- a CDS encoding PQQ-binding-like beta-propeller repeat protein yields the protein MQINKIKLALGLVAGMAMPLVASAAADQEAAMKDANNWAHPRGQHNNQGYSALAQVNKGNVKNLKAAWTFATGVNRGHEGSPVVVGNMMYVHTAFPNNVYALDLDNNQKIVWSYFPKQDPSVQAVLCCDNVSRGLGYGDGKIYLQQNDGNLVALDAKTGAKVWSTLINDPKVGATNTNAPHVIKDKVLTGCSGAEFGVRCFIAAYNIKDGSLAWKAYSTGPDAEMLIGSDFNKDTPEYSALSVYQDVNGGNKEGGSFKKLPNDQLKIGEKELGTRTWLKPQAVKDGWQHGGGSVWGWWPYDARTNLVYYGTGNPSVWNPDVRPGDNKWSMTVFARDLDTGVAKWGMQMTPHDEWDYDGINEVILFDKGGKTYAWHHDRNGFAYTWNAHNGKLQAAQKVHPFVNWATDVDMKTGVPNKLASASTHQDYNAKGICPAALGTKDQQPAAYSPKTGLVYSPLNHVCMTYEPVESKYVAGQPWVGATLTMFPGPDGVMGGFAAYDPMTNKKVWYNKEKFSAWGGALTTATDLVFYGTLDRWFKAVDAKSGKELWKFQVGSGVIGNAFTYGHKGKQHVGVLSGIGGWAGVAMNLGMTTPTDALGAAGGYAELVKYNAAPGGGALNVFSL from the coding sequence ATGCAAATCAACAAAATCAAGTTAGCACTTGGCTTGGTAGCAGGTATGGCGATGCCTTTAGTAGCATCAGCAGCCGCAGATCAAGAAGCAGCAATGAAAGACGCGAACAACTGGGCTCACCCACGTGGTCAGCACAACAACCAAGGTTACAGTGCATTAGCACAAGTTAACAAAGGTAACGTAAAAAATCTTAAAGCAGCTTGGACATTCGCTACTGGTGTAAACCGTGGTCACGAAGGTTCACCAGTTGTTGTTGGTAACATGATGTATGTACATACAGCATTCCCAAACAACGTATACGCTTTAGATTTAGATAACAACCAAAAAATCGTTTGGTCATATTTCCCAAAACAAGATCCATCAGTACAAGCTGTACTATGTTGCGATAACGTTTCACGTGGTTTAGGCTATGGCGACGGTAAAATCTATCTACAACAAAACGATGGTAACTTGGTAGCTTTAGACGCTAAAACTGGTGCTAAAGTATGGTCAACATTGATCAACGATCCAAAAGTTGGCGCGACAAACACTAACGCTCCACACGTAATCAAAGACAAAGTATTAACAGGTTGTTCAGGTGCTGAATTCGGCGTACGTTGCTTTATCGCTGCATACAACATCAAAGACGGTTCTTTGGCATGGAAAGCATACTCAACAGGTCCTGACGCTGAAATGTTAATCGGTTCAGACTTCAACAAAGATACACCTGAGTACAGTGCATTGTCAGTTTACCAAGACGTAAACGGCGGCAACAAAGAAGGCGGTTCTTTCAAAAAACTTCCTAACGACCAATTGAAAATTGGCGAAAAAGAACTAGGTACACGTACATGGTTGAAACCACAAGCAGTTAAAGATGGTTGGCAACATGGTGGTGGTTCTGTATGGGGCTGGTGGCCGTATGATGCACGTACAAACTTAGTTTACTACGGTACAGGTAACCCATCAGTTTGGAACCCAGATGTACGTCCAGGCGACAACAAATGGTCAATGACTGTATTCGCACGTGACTTAGACACTGGTGTTGCAAAATGGGGCATGCAAATGACTCCACATGACGAGTGGGATTACGACGGTATTAACGAAGTTATCTTGTTCGACAAAGGTGGCAAAACATACGCTTGGCACCATGACCGTAACGGCTTCGCTTACACATGGAATGCACACAACGGTAAATTACAAGCTGCACAAAAAGTTCACCCATTCGTAAACTGGGCAACTGATGTTGACATGAAAACTGGTGTACCAAACAAATTGGCATCAGCTTCTACTCACCAAGACTACAATGCTAAAGGCATCTGCCCAGCTGCATTGGGTACAAAAGACCAACAACCAGCTGCATACTCACCAAAAACTGGTTTAGTATATTCTCCATTGAACCACGTATGTATGACATACGAGCCAGTTGAGTCTAAATACGTTGCTGGTCAACCATGGGTTGGTGCAACATTAACAATGTTCCCAGGTCCTGACGGTGTTATGGGTGGTTTCGCTGCTTATGATCCAATGACAAACAAAAAAGTATGGTACAACAAAGAGAAATTCTCAGCTTGGGGTGGTGCTTTAACTACTGCTACTGACTTAGTGTTCTACGGTACTTTAGATCGTTGGTTCAAAGCTGTTGATGCTAAATCAGGTAAAGAACTTTGGAAATTCCAAGTTGGTTCTGGCGTGATTGGTAATGCATTCACATACGGTCACAAAGGTAAACAACACGTTGGCGTGCTATCAGGTATCGGTGGCTGGGCTGGTGTAGCGATGAACCTTGGTATGACTACTCCAACAGACGCTTTAGGTGCTGCTGGTGGTTATGCAGAACTAGTTAAATACAACGCTGCTCCTGGCGGCGGTGCATTGAACGTGTTCAGCCTATAA
- a CDS encoding sugar phosphate nucleotidyltransferase, which produces MKAMILGAGKGTRVQPITHEIPKPMIPLVRKPVMEYLIELLKKHGVDQIMVNTSHLAPIIENYFRDGEQFGVSMAYSYEGYVESGVAISSPVGSAGGMKKIQDFSGFFDETFIVLCGDAWIDLDISKALEIHRQKKAIASIIIREVPNDEVFKYGIVALDEDDRILQFQEKPDPKDAISNLANTGIYIFEPEIFDYIPSGVAYDIGGELFPKLAQAHLPFIGINLPFQWLDIGNVQDVWTVTSQILNGEVKGFKMPGREVRPGVHVGINLSVDFDQVNITPPVYIGGSTKIEAGATIVGPAVLGASCVVETGAVIKNCIVEDYTRLTSQANLEGKIIFGSKCIDPIMDTQVDIAEARLEFMIEDARKLVETDED; this is translated from the coding sequence ATGAAAGCAATGATACTAGGCGCTGGTAAGGGCACAAGAGTCCAGCCGATCACACATGAAATTCCGAAGCCAATGATTCCCTTGGTGAGGAAGCCAGTGATGGAATATCTGATTGAGTTGCTTAAGAAGCATGGGGTTGATCAGATTATGGTAAACACTAGCCACTTGGCGCCCATTATTGAGAATTACTTTAGAGATGGCGAGCAGTTCGGTGTAAGCATGGCCTACTCTTACGAAGGATATGTAGAGTCTGGTGTTGCTATCAGTTCGCCAGTGGGTTCTGCCGGTGGCATGAAAAAGATTCAGGATTTCTCAGGTTTTTTTGATGAGACATTTATTGTGCTCTGTGGTGATGCCTGGATTGATTTGGATATTAGCAAAGCGCTAGAGATTCATCGCCAGAAGAAAGCGATTGCCAGCATTATTATCCGTGAAGTGCCAAATGATGAGGTGTTTAAATACGGCATCGTAGCCCTTGATGAAGATGATCGTATCTTACAGTTCCAAGAAAAGCCGGATCCTAAAGACGCAATTTCCAATCTGGCCAATACCGGTATTTATATCTTTGAACCGGAAATCTTTGACTATATTCCTTCTGGTGTTGCTTATGATATTGGTGGCGAGTTGTTCCCTAAACTGGCACAAGCGCACCTGCCTTTTATCGGTATAAACTTGCCGTTTCAATGGTTAGATATTGGTAATGTGCAGGATGTGTGGACAGTGACCAGCCAGATATTAAATGGTGAAGTGAAGGGCTTTAAGATGCCTGGTCGAGAAGTTAGGCCGGGCGTGCATGTGGGTATTAATTTAAGTGTTGATTTTGATCAGGTGAATATTACGCCGCCGGTTTATATAGGCGGCAGTACGAAAATTGAAGCTGGCGCAACGATTGTGGGCCCCGCTGTATTGGGCGCAAGTTGCGTGGTTGAAACTGGCGCGGTGATTAAAAACTGTATCGTGGAAGATTACACACGGCTGACTAGTCAGGCGAATTTAGAAGGTAAGATTATCTTTGGCAGCAAGTGTATTGACCCGATTATGGATACACAGGTGGACATTGCTGAAGCGCGTTTAGAGTTTATGATTGAAGATGCTCGTAAGCTCGTTGAAACAGATGAGGATTAA
- the fae gene encoding formaldehyde-activating enzyme, which translates to MNTMKINKVFVGEALYGEGNEVAHVDLIIGPRGSPAEVAFCNTLTNQKRGVNGLLAVLAPNMMAKPATVMFNKVDIKNAKQALQMFGPAQCGVAKAVADSVKEGLIPLDEANDLFICVGVFIHWDAADDTKIQDWNYEATKLALKRAINELPLPEEVIMQDGVAHHPLAAHDYQKAAYDFRRRA; encoded by the coding sequence ATGAACACGATGAAAATAAACAAGGTATTTGTCGGCGAGGCCTTGTATGGTGAAGGCAATGAGGTTGCCCATGTCGACTTAATTATTGGTCCGCGCGGTAGTCCGGCCGAAGTGGCTTTCTGTAATACACTCACCAATCAAAAACGCGGTGTTAATGGTCTATTAGCTGTACTTGCGCCTAATATGATGGCGAAGCCAGCGACAGTGATGTTTAATAAAGTAGATATTAAAAATGCTAAGCAGGCTCTGCAGATGTTCGGCCCAGCTCAGTGTGGCGTTGCAAAAGCCGTAGCTGATAGTGTTAAAGAAGGGTTGATTCCGCTTGATGAAGCAAATGATTTGTTCATTTGTGTAGGGGTGTTTATTCATTGGGATGCTGCTGATGATACTAAAATCCAAGACTGGAATTACGAAGCGACTAAACTTGCTCTTAAGCGCGCAATAAACGAGCTACCTTTGCCCGAAGAGGTCATTATGCAAGATGGCGTGGCGCATCATCCATTAGCGGCGCATGATTATCAAAAAGCAGCTTATGACTTTAGACGTCGTGCTTAA
- the rpoD gene encoding RNA polymerase sigma factor RpoD, whose amino-acid sequence MARPKKSDQQAEKNAEDYVRPELQEVSAEERRIRLKSLIVLGKERGYLTYAEINDHLPDDVQGSEQIDGIIGMINDMGIQVYEETPDAEALLMSDAPPAVTDDDAVEEAEQALATVDSEFGRTTDPVRMYMREMGTVDLLTRESEIEIARRIEDGLKHMVQAIAACPTTIAALLEMVDKVERDELSVDDLVDGLIDADIGLDDAMTEESPEEEEPESDDDDEDGDEDGAKAAAISAEALAKLKEELLKRFQVVRAAHQKMTVILPVKGSQDPEYLALLSEILVELTAFRFSPKQVETLCDQVRGLVETVRGHERKVLDFCVEKAGMPRPYFIKSFPGNESNLAWLEEELKADKPYNEKLARFNHSILDQQQRIIDLETKVGISAKELKEINKQMTTGEARARRAKREMIEANLRLVISIAKKYTNRGLQFLDLIQEGNIGLMKAVDKFEYRRGFKFSTYATWWIRQAITRSIADQARTIRIPVHMIETINKMNRISRQILQETGIEPDPALLAEKMEMPEDKIRKILKISKEPISMETPIGDDEDSHLGDFIEDSTTLAPVDAAVYASLRDATSEVLESLTPREAKVLRMRFGIEMNTDHTLEEVGKQFDVTRERIRQIEAKALRKLRHPTRSERLRSFLETGQD is encoded by the coding sequence ATGGCAAGACCAAAGAAAAGTGATCAACAAGCTGAAAAAAATGCAGAAGACTACGTTCGTCCAGAACTGCAAGAGGTCAGTGCTGAAGAGCGTCGCATTCGTCTTAAAAGTTTAATCGTATTAGGTAAGGAGCGTGGCTACCTGACTTATGCTGAGATTAACGATCACTTGCCTGATGACGTTCAGGGCTCTGAGCAGATTGACGGCATCATCGGTATGATTAACGACATGGGTATTCAGGTATACGAAGAAACGCCTGATGCTGAAGCGTTGTTGATGTCTGATGCACCTCCAGCCGTGACTGATGATGACGCGGTTGAAGAGGCAGAGCAAGCGCTTGCGACTGTGGACTCTGAGTTTGGCCGTACTACTGACCCTGTGCGTATGTATATGCGTGAGATGGGTACAGTTGATTTGCTTACACGCGAAAGCGAAATTGAGATTGCCCGCCGTATTGAAGATGGCCTCAAGCATATGGTGCAAGCGATTGCTGCTTGTCCTACGACGATTGCCGCTTTGTTGGAAATGGTAGATAAAGTTGAGCGAGATGAATTAAGTGTTGATGATTTAGTCGATGGCTTAATTGATGCTGACATCGGTTTAGACGATGCTATGACAGAAGAATCACCAGAGGAAGAAGAGCCTGAAAGTGATGATGACGATGAAGACGGCGATGAAGATGGTGCAAAAGCCGCTGCTATCTCTGCGGAGGCATTAGCTAAGCTGAAAGAAGAGCTGCTTAAACGTTTTCAAGTAGTGCGTGCAGCACACCAAAAAATGACAGTGATCTTGCCGGTTAAAGGCTCTCAAGACCCTGAATACCTAGCATTGTTGTCAGAAATTTTGGTTGAATTAACAGCATTCCGTTTTTCACCAAAACAAGTAGAAACACTATGTGATCAAGTGCGTGGCCTAGTTGAAACGGTACGTGGTCATGAGCGTAAAGTGCTGGACTTCTGCGTTGAAAAAGCAGGTATGCCACGTCCATACTTCATTAAATCATTCCCTGGTAATGAAAGTAACTTAGCTTGGTTAGAAGAAGAGCTTAAAGCTGACAAGCCATACAATGAAAAACTGGCGCGCTTCAACCACTCAATCTTAGATCAGCAGCAACGTATTATTGATTTGGAAACCAAAGTAGGTATTTCAGCGAAAGAGCTGAAGGAAATCAATAAACAAATGACCACAGGCGAGGCGCGTGCGCGTCGTGCTAAGCGTGAAATGATTGAAGCAAACTTACGTTTGGTGATTTCTATTGCTAAAAAATACACCAACCGTGGCTTGCAGTTCTTGGACTTGATTCAAGAAGGTAATATCGGTTTGATGAAAGCAGTGGATAAATTTGAATACCGCCGTGGTTTCAAATTCTCAACCTATGCAACATGGTGGATTCGTCAGGCGATTACGCGTTCTATCGCTGACCAGGCGCGTACCATCCGTATCCCTGTGCATATGATTGAAACGATTAATAAAATGAATCGTATCAGCCGCCAAATTCTGCAGGAAACTGGTATCGAGCCAGATCCAGCATTGCTGGCTGAGAAAATGGAAATGCCTGAAGACAAGATTCGTAAAATCTTGAAAATCAGCAAAGAGCCAATTTCAATGGAAACGCCAATTGGTGATGATGAAGATTCTCACTTGGGTGACTTTATTGAAGACAGTACGACCTTGGCACCAGTGGATGCAGCAGTTTATGCAAGCTTGCGCGATGCAACAAGTGAAGTGCTGGAATCATTGACACCGCGTGAAGCAAAAGTGTTGCGTATGCGTTTTGGTATTGAAATGAACACAGACCATACGCTAGAAGAAGTAGGTAAGCAATTTGATGTAACGCGTGAGCGTATTAGACAAATTGAAGCGAAGGCGCTACGTAAGTTGCGTCATCCAACTCGTTCAGAAAGATTAAGAAGCTTCTTAGAAACTGGACAAGATTAG
- the pip gene encoding prolyl aminopeptidase, with product MQTNLYNLYPELDTFKQSMIKVDDLHEVYYEVCGNPDGVPVVFLHGGPGSGCNPTQRRFFDPSYYKIILIDQRGCGRSKPLGSIVNNTIDDLINDIDLIRKNLGIDQWLVFGGSWGSTLGLAYALKYTQHVTGLILRGIFLSRTTELNWFLNDVKAFYPEPWETLCDFLPIGSRNNPINAYEKLIFSDDTAISIPAAIQWNQFESSIMTLLPRPSSEQAINGAVELARARVQIHYIQHQCFVSERDLLAEASSKLSHLPTVIVQGRYDMVCPPITAWELKRAMPQAELYLVDDAGHSAMESGTTSALVAATEKFKNLS from the coding sequence ATGCAAACCAATCTCTACAACTTGTATCCAGAGCTTGATACATTTAAACAAAGTATGATTAAAGTTGATGACTTGCATGAGGTTTACTACGAAGTTTGCGGAAACCCTGATGGTGTGCCTGTTGTGTTCCTACACGGCGGCCCAGGCAGCGGATGTAATCCAACACAACGCCGTTTCTTTGACCCAAGCTACTATAAGATTATCCTGATTGATCAGCGCGGCTGTGGCCGCAGCAAACCATTAGGGTCTATCGTTAACAATACAATTGATGACTTAATTAATGACATTGATTTAATAAGAAAAAATCTTGGCATTGATCAATGGCTAGTATTTGGTGGCTCATGGGGCAGCACACTTGGGCTTGCTTACGCATTAAAGTATACGCAACATGTAACAGGATTAATTTTGCGCGGTATCTTTTTAAGTCGCACAACTGAGCTCAATTGGTTTTTGAACGATGTAAAAGCTTTTTATCCAGAACCTTGGGAAACTTTGTGTGATTTTTTACCTATTGGATCAAGAAACAATCCTATTAATGCTTACGAAAAACTCATTTTCTCAGACGATACCGCCATTAGCATCCCTGCTGCCATTCAATGGAATCAATTTGAAAGTAGCATAATGACTTTACTGCCAAGACCAAGCAGTGAGCAAGCCATAAACGGTGCTGTTGAACTTGCACGCGCACGCGTACAGATTCACTACATCCAACATCAGTGTTTTGTCAGTGAACGTGATTTACTGGCTGAGGCAAGCAGTAAATTATCTCACCTTCCAACTGTCATCGTTCAAGGTCGTTATGACATGGTATGCCCGCCAATCACAGCATGGGAGCTGAAGCGAGCAATGCCGCAAGCAGAGCTCTACCTAGTTGACGATGCAGGGCACTCAGCAATGGAGTCAGGTACAACCTCCGCATTGGTCGCGGCGACCGAAAAGTTCAAAAATTTAAGCTAA
- a CDS encoding sensor domain-containing diguanylate cyclase codes for MIAKVNSIKPISTLAILIALAVWASLCLIALLAVVNLNLRDAERNFTEHGEDYVDKLNRSMVSSETVLKGFSALFAAIGNTNPEKVSVYVKSVIDTNDQIFALEIIQKVAKKQLQDFIVSRRLGGNVDFTVKSFSFGEHRGWMPPQDKPFYYPVIYMESLSSSSKEILGLDVSSVPFLESAVTQAITLRRPVASHPFRLIQGNLAYVVFCPIKSEDNMIVDMIIDASRLQRPSDNLMRDGFSAVVYHTDFTIQDPKGHLFSVSGRARSAIEVKIFPVFKHQKSLATMGEPFLILMTRQAGWTDLSLKLIGLMALLSMVSSAILYIYLCSIQRGRLEHISHQNLLWKLANQDGLTGIPNRMLMLDRLEQALAVSDRNGQYGAVIFLDIDDFKVLNDTKGHDAGDLLLIEVAKRIKHCIRDVDTVARLGGDEFIVILSELGTEFAESNAAANQVADKIQMMVEQPCRLQLFDYQVTVSIGITLFKGSEKTINQLLKSADAAMYQQKAMHHQ; via the coding sequence ATGATCGCTAAGGTAAATTCAATTAAACCGATCTCAACCCTAGCTATCTTGATAGCGCTTGCGGTATGGGCGTCACTTTGCTTGATAGCACTGCTTGCAGTAGTTAATCTCAATCTCCGAGATGCAGAAAGAAACTTCACTGAACATGGTGAGGATTATGTAGATAAGCTTAATAGAAGTATGGTGAGTAGCGAAACCGTCTTGAAAGGTTTTTCTGCGCTGTTTGCCGCGATTGGCAATACTAACCCTGAAAAAGTATCGGTATACGTTAAAAGTGTGATTGATACGAATGATCAGATTTTTGCGTTAGAAATCATACAAAAGGTTGCGAAAAAACAGCTGCAAGATTTTATTGTCAGCAGGCGGCTTGGTGGAAATGTCGATTTTACGGTTAAATCATTTTCTTTTGGTGAACACAGGGGATGGATGCCGCCCCAAGATAAGCCGTTTTATTATCCTGTCATATATATGGAATCGCTGTCATCAAGCTCGAAAGAGATTCTTGGTTTAGATGTGTCTAGCGTCCCCTTCCTTGAAAGTGCCGTGACTCAGGCAATTACCCTTCGGCGTCCTGTGGCAAGCCATCCATTCCGATTGATTCAAGGAAATCTTGCCTATGTAGTGTTTTGCCCGATAAAGTCAGAAGACAACATGATTGTTGATATGATTATTGATGCAAGTAGGTTGCAGAGGCCAAGTGATAATTTGATGCGCGATGGCTTTAGCGCAGTTGTTTATCATACGGACTTTACTATACAAGACCCTAAGGGTCATTTGTTTTCAGTGTCTGGACGCGCTAGAAGTGCCATTGAAGTGAAAATTTTCCCAGTATTTAAGCACCAAAAATCATTAGCCACCATGGGGGAGCCTTTTTTAATTTTAATGACTAGGCAGGCTGGTTGGACTGACCTGAGTTTAAAGCTGATTGGATTGATGGCGCTGTTGTCGATGGTGTCTTCGGCAATTTTGTATATTTATTTGTGTTCAATTCAACGTGGTCGACTTGAGCATATTAGTCATCAAAATCTGTTATGGAAACTTGCTAATCAAGATGGACTCACTGGAATTCCTAACCGTATGCTGATGTTAGATCGCCTAGAGCAAGCTTTAGCGGTTAGTGACCGAAATGGCCAGTACGGTGCGGTGATTTTTTTAGATATCGATGATTTTAAAGTACTAAATGATACTAAAGGGCATGACGCTGGGGATTTGCTACTGATTGAAGTTGCTAAGCGGATTAAGCATTGTATTCGCGATGTTGATACGGTGGCTCGTTTAGGCGGGGATGAGTTTATTGTAATTTTAAGTGAGTTAGGTACGGAGTTCGCTGAGTCAAATGCCGCAGCTAATCAGGTTGCAGATAAAATCCAGATGATGGTAGAGCAACCTTGTCGGCTTCAATTGTTTGACTATCAAGTGACCGTTAGTATTGGTATCACGTTGTTTAAAGGCAGTGAAAAAACTATCAATCAATTGCTGAAATCGGCCGATGCTGCAATGTATCAGCAGAAGGCAATGCATCACCAGTAA
- a CDS encoding 2OG-Fe(II) oxygenase family protein, whose protein sequence is MAKQASFSPQPSQLEMQPVLQLFNSGKLAEAEQAAKKLVVRYPNTFILYQILGISQDGLSKPEAAIDSYKKALSIQPNTPDLHFNLGIALSNLGNLEAASRHYKQAIALQSNFFEAYGNLGTLLQKQGLLEDAIKNYQTALDIHEDARGHFNIGTALRDQGKLDEAIKHFKHAIRLFPNYADAHNYLGECLRDQGNMEDAVKSYLDTLKLNTDHAGANYNMGEFLYLANRFDEAIDYFERSHLDDWQERALYCTYKAEHFDAFKTKLDEIVRTHKKHDAPFLATLSSHYARNFGVEDHYNFCKNGFDFVYQNSISELAEPNSQFLKDLLNDIDNTAIEVRAQGMIINGKQSAGNLFKRPEASFRKLGELVKQEFINYKNRFAGADCELIKSFPDELEFTSSWYVRLRRAGYVDRHIHEVGWISGAVYLVLPKDRKDPLEGCFEYGLHGDNYPQKHDDFPVGVASPNVGDIVLFPSSLFHRTIPFNSNEERICIAFDLKPQGEIFRRSNY, encoded by the coding sequence ATGGCAAAGCAAGCATCTTTCTCACCCCAACCCAGCCAATTGGAAATGCAACCTGTCCTGCAATTATTTAACTCAGGAAAACTAGCAGAAGCCGAACAGGCCGCAAAAAAACTGGTGGTGCGCTACCCTAACACTTTTATCTTGTATCAAATTTTAGGTATTTCCCAAGACGGTTTATCTAAGCCCGAAGCCGCCATCGACAGCTATAAAAAGGCACTATCAATCCAACCGAACACGCCCGACCTACATTTCAACTTAGGTATTGCACTTTCAAACCTTGGTAATCTAGAAGCAGCCAGCCGTCATTATAAGCAGGCCATTGCACTGCAATCCAACTTCTTTGAGGCATATGGCAACTTAGGTACGCTATTACAAAAACAGGGCTTACTAGAAGACGCTATCAAGAACTATCAGACTGCATTAGATATTCACGAAGATGCACGCGGTCACTTCAATATAGGAACAGCGCTACGTGACCAAGGCAAACTGGATGAGGCAATTAAGCACTTTAAACATGCGATTCGCTTATTCCCTAACTATGCTGACGCACATAATTATCTTGGCGAGTGCTTACGTGACCAAGGCAATATGGAAGATGCCGTGAAAAGTTACTTAGACACGCTAAAGCTCAACACAGACCATGCTGGCGCCAATTACAATATGGGCGAGTTTCTATACCTTGCTAACCGTTTTGATGAAGCCATTGATTATTTTGAACGATCGCATTTAGATGATTGGCAAGAGCGTGCTTTATATTGCACCTATAAAGCAGAACATTTTGATGCTTTTAAAACAAAATTAGATGAAATTGTGCGTACGCACAAAAAACATGACGCCCCATTTTTAGCCACATTATCCTCACACTACGCACGCAACTTTGGTGTAGAAGACCATTATAATTTTTGTAAAAACGGCTTTGATTTTGTTTATCAAAATAGCATCTCAGAACTTGCCGAACCGAATAGCCAATTTCTAAAAGACCTACTCAACGATATAGACAATACTGCGATTGAAGTGCGCGCACAGGGTATGATTATTAATGGCAAACAATCTGCTGGCAATTTATTTAAGCGCCCAGAGGCATCTTTCAGAAAGCTGGGGGAATTAGTTAAACAAGAATTTATTAACTACAAAAACCGCTTTGCCGGCGCCGACTGCGAGCTGATTAAGTCATTTCCTGACGAGCTGGAATTTACCAGCTCTTGGTATGTACGCTTACGTCGTGCCGGTTATGTAGATCGCCATATCCATGAAGTGGGCTGGATTAGTGGCGCGGTGTATCTAGTATTGCCTAAAGATCGAAAAGACCCGCTAGAGGGCTGTTTTGAATACGGCTTGCACGGTGACAATTACCCACAGAAACACGATGATTTTCCAGTAGGGGTTGCATCACCTAATGTGGGTGACATCGTACTGTTCCCATCATCGCTATTTCATCGCACCATTCCGTTCAACTCAAATGAAGAACGAATTTGCATTGCCTTTGATTTAAAGCCACAAGGTGAGATTTTTAGACGATCAAACTACTAA
- a CDS encoding YhjD/YihY/BrkB family envelope integrity protein has translation MKKITFSPKSNLALRDNLRKAISMPSEVYANQRYNTPLFVFHEMFKAFQRHNALGLSASLSFYAMFALIPLVLLMFFLFSQLIFSSDYAIVKLAIITSNLVPQLSNSIMTEVYSTAKHQAAWGAVGLFVLLWTVTPLAGAMRAAFYSIASLVEAPSFIKRKVKDIFAIVGMLLLFFLFTFAGLMLEKVIVFLGASSRFLQYEMLATLTSLGLTTLLISAFYFVFFPARLYIKHILIGALFTAILWLLMRPAFTLFLSMNESYGSVFGSMKNLFISITWLYVNFAVFLLGTELIATLRKKDVLLLKGLFDESSEPSVATESHYVKKLMQRYGKVYEKNDIIFKHGEATNHLYYLVAGEVQIVKHSKILRTVHAGEYFGEMAMLSNTPTIAEARVGSINAEVITMDTDNIETLLLDEPKVAMKFLRKMAARLQQQDE, from the coding sequence ATGAAGAAAATCACTTTCAGTCCAAAATCTAACTTAGCCTTGCGCGATAATTTGCGTAAGGCTATCAGCATGCCTAGCGAGGTTTACGCTAATCAGAGATACAACACACCATTATTTGTATTTCATGAAATGTTTAAAGCTTTTCAGCGGCACAATGCACTCGGCTTATCTGCCTCGTTATCTTTTTATGCGATGTTTGCATTGATTCCTTTAGTATTACTCATGTTTTTTTTGTTTAGCCAGCTCATTTTCAGTTCTGACTATGCAATTGTTAAGCTCGCTATTATTACTAGCAATTTGGTTCCTCAATTAAGTAATTCCATCATGACGGAAGTGTATAGCACGGCAAAACATCAAGCCGCATGGGGGGCAGTCGGGCTTTTTGTACTCCTTTGGACAGTCACGCCCTTAGCGGGCGCTATGCGCGCAGCTTTCTACAGCATTGCTAGCCTAGTCGAAGCGCCATCGTTTATTAAAAGGAAAGTGAAAGACATTTTTGCCATTGTCGGCATGCTACTACTATTCTTTTTATTTACATTTGCAGGGCTAATGCTAGAAAAAGTGATTGTTTTTTTAGGGGCAAGTAGCAGATTCTTACAATATGAGATGCTAGCAACATTAACATCACTAGGACTCACCACCCTCTTGATCAGTGCTTTTTACTTTGTGTTCTTTCCTGCACGCTTATATATCAAGCATATTTTAATTGGCGCTTTATTTACAGCCATACTTTGGCTACTGATGCGACCAGCCTTTACCTTGTTTTTATCCATGAACGAATCCTATGGCTCAGTTTTTGGAAGCATGAAGAATCTTTTCATTTCGATTACCTGGCTGTATGTAAATTTTGCAGTATTTTTGCTCGGGACAGAGCTCATTGCAACATTAAGAAAAAAAGATGTCTTATTACTCAAGGGACTTTTTGACGAGTCATCAGAACCTAGTGTTGCGACAGAATCTCACTACGTGAAAAAACTGATGCAGCGTTACGGAAAGGTGTATGAGAAAAATGACATTATCTTTAAGCATGGCGAAGCCACTAACCATCTGTACTACTTAGTGGCAGGTGAGGTGCAAATCGTTAAACATAGCAAGATATTACGCACCGTTCATGCTGGCGAATACTTTGGCGAAATGGCAATGTTGTCGAATACTCCAACCATTGCTGAAGCCAGAGTGGGATCCATCAATGCAGAGGTCATTACAATGGATACCGACAATATTGAAACGTTGCTACTAGACGAACCTAAGGTAGCCATGAAGTTTCTGAGAAAAATGGCAGCTCGCCTACAACAGCAAGACGAATAA